GGTGCCCGGTGAGGCAACGGCCGCGTATCTGATCAGTCTTCTTAAGAAACTGCCGGTCAGGACAACCAGACTGGCCTGCGGGATTCCGATGGGCATGGACATCAAGTATGCCGATGAGGTGACCCTGGCCAGGGCGATTGAGGCACGAAAAGATACGGGTTGAGAAGGTGTATTTTTATTTCCGGAACCGACGATTTATCCTTGACAGGGCAGGCGATTGCTGTTATTTCATTCCTCCTTCAGTTACAGTGTTGCCGGGCTTGTTTTTTCAGGTTGTTTCCGGTAGCGATGATACCGATCATAGGCGCGTAGCTCAGTTGGTTAGAGCGCTTGCTCGACACGCAAGAGGTCGGCGGTTCGAATCCGCCCGTGCCTACCAGAGATTTCACTGATCAGGTTTCTTTCTGATCCTGTTTTTTGTTTGTAGAGGTTGAGATATAGGCAGGTTGGCGCCGCCAATGTGCTTATTTTTTTTTTATTCCGCCAAGCGTAGTACCACCGGACAGGTCTGATAATGGCTGATTTTACAGTGTCTCTGAAGGATGGAGACAAAAAAACAACGGTTGCCGCCGGGGCCCCTTTTTCCGAGGCACTGCAGGAACTCGCTTCCGGTAAACTGCGGAAAAGAGTCGTGGCATACCGGTGTGGTGACCAGCTGTATGATCTTTCCGCGCCGGTAAACAGTGATCTTGACGTTGAGCTGATCACTGCCGATTCAGACGAAGGGGTCGAGATTATCCGTCACAGTTGCGCGCATCTGATGGCCCATGCGGTGATTGACCTTTTCGGCCAGGATATCAAGGTTGCGATCGGTCCATCGACCGATGACGGTTTCTATTATGATTTTGATCGGGACGAGCCGTTTGTTCCTGAGGACCTTGAGAAGATCGAAATCAGAATGCAGCAGCTGACCGGTTCCGCGCAGCCGTTTATACGCAGGGAATTATCGGTCGACGAGGCGAAAAAACTTTTTGCCGGACAGGGACAGAAATACAAGGTTGAGATCCTTGACGGGATTGAGGATGATACGGTCAGTACCTACCAGGTCGGTGACTTTCTTGACCTGTGCCGCGGCCCGCACGTTCCCCATTGCGGCTTGCTCCAGGCCTACAAGCTGACCAGACTGGCCGGCGCCTACTGGCGTGGCGATGAAAAAAACCGGATGCTGCAGCGGATCTACGGCGCCGCATTTTATAATGATAAAGACCTCAAGCAGTATCTGCTGCAGCTCGAAGAGGCAAAGAAGAGAGACCATCGAAAACTTGGTCGGGAACTTGAGCTCTTTACTATTCAGGACCAGGTCGGCCCGGGGCTTATTCTCTGGCAGCCCAAGGGGGCGCTGGCAAGAAAGCTGATTGAGGACCAGTGGAAGGAAGAGCATTACCGCCACGACTATGAACTGCTCTACACCCCGCATATCGCCAGACGGGATATGTGGAACACCAGCGGGCACCTTGATTTCTACGGGGAGAACATGTACTCCTCCATCGATATCGATGAGGTCAGTTATCAGCTGAAACCGATGAACTGCCCCTTTCATATCGCGATCTACAACACCAGAAAGAGAAGTTATCGGGAGTTCCCGATCCGCTGGTGTGAACTTGGTACGGTATACCGTTATGAAAAGACCGGCGCCCTGCACGGTCTGATGCGAGTCAGGGGTTTTACCCAGGATGACGCCCATATCTTCTGCCGCCCGGACCAGCTTGAAGAAGAGATATTCAATATTCTCGATCTGAACCTGAAAATCCTCAAGATGTTCGGCTTTGATCACTACGATATCTATCTTTCCACCCGGCCGGAAAAATATGTGGGGAGCGACGAAAACTGGGCGCAGGCCACCGAAGCTTTGAAGCTCGCTCTTGAAAAGAAAGGACTCGCCTATGCGCTAGACCCGGGCGAAGGTGTTTTCTACGGGCCGAAAATCGACATCAAGATCAAGGATGTGCTGGGGCGTTCCTGGCAATGTTCGACGATCCAGGTTGATTTCAACCTGCCGGAACGTTTTGCCATCAGTTATACCGGCGAAGACGGGCAGGCCCATCAGCCGATCATGATTCACCGGGCCCTGATGGGTTCCCTGGAAAGGTTTTTCGGCGTCCTGATCGAGCATTATGCCGGGGCTTTTCCGGTCTGGCTGTCGCCGGTCCAGGCGCGGATCATGAACATCACCGACGCCCAGGCGGAATATTCTGCTGCCGTTTATAGTGAACTCCGCAAACTCGGGATCAGGGTCGAGAAGGATCTGCGCAACGAGAAACTGAATTACAAGATCAGGGAGGCACAGCTCCAGAAAGTGCCGTATATGCTGGTCATTGGCGACAAGGAAGTCGAATCTTCCAGAATCACCATCCGGTTGCGGGATGGCAAAAACCTGCCGCCGATGACGGTTGCGGAGTTTGCAGAAATGGTCCGCACCCAGGAGGCCGGGGAAAAGAGGCTTTCTGAGTGAAGCCGGCGGCGAGCTGCTTAACGCAGCTTTATTTAGTTGAAACAACATGGCTTTATGTGCTATGAATAGCAGCTGTTTTAAAAGCGGCCAGATCATTCATGTCGGGAACAGGAGGTAAGAGTATTAAAGGAAGGAAAAAGAGTGCTAAAAGCGGCAAGGAAGCAAGGGCCAATATCAATGAGCTGATCACCAGTAAAGAGGTCAGAGTCATCGGTGCGGATGGCGCCCAGGTCGGGGTCATCTCTATCGAGGCGGCTCTGAAGCTGGCCGATGAAGCAGGTCTTGATCTGGTCGAGGTGTCTCCTGACGCTGAGCCGCCGGTCTGCCGGATTATGGATTATGGCAAGTTCCGCTACGAGCAGAGCAAGAAACAGCAGGAAGCCAAGAAAAAACAGACTGTTGTTGAGGTTAAAGAGATCAAACTGCGGCCGAAGACCGAGAAACACGATCTTGACTTCAAAGTCAGAAATATAAGGAAATTCCTGGAAAACAAGAACAAGGTCAAGGTCACCCTGAGATTCAGAGGACGTGAAATCGTCTATGCCAATACGATCGGGATGGATGTTCTCAAGAAGGTCGGAGAATCCTTGGAGGATGTGGCGGAAATCATTCAGCCGCCGACCATGGAAGGCCGGCAGATGGCGATGTTTCTGGGACCGAAAAAAAGCTGATCCATGCGGCTGCGGTTGCGGCCATTTTATAAATATTGTTTTAAAAGCCGGTTCCGGCTTGTCCGGAATCGGCCATGTTATTAAAGGGAGTATGTGTCATGCCTAAAATGAAGACAAACAGAGGCGCAGCCAAGCGGTTCAAACTCACCGGTTCAGGAAAGATTGCCCGCCGAAAGGCTTTCAGCAGTCACATCCTGACCAAGAAGTCCACCAAGAGGAAACGGGGGCTTCGTCTTGGCGAGATCGTTGATCATGCCAACCTCAAGCAGATGAAACGGTTGTTGCCCTATATTTGAAAATGAAGTGTTAAAGCTGAGTTGAGCAGCTTGTCTGCTCGTACCGATAAGCGAGCTTGCGAGACATCGAGACTTATACCCGATGGGTGAAAAAGAGTGCAAAGCGTAAAATCTCAGGATGATTGCAAATTGTCTTTTTTTCGCGCTGCATTTTTCATTCTGAATTAAAAAAAGGCCCGCCATGCGTTGGGGCCGCTTTGAGTTGCAAGGAGATAGCAATGCCTAGAGTAAAACGCGGGTTTAAAGCGCGTCGCCGGAGAAATAAAGTTCTGAAATTGGCCAGCGGTTATGTCGGAGGACGGCATCGTCTCTACAAGACCGCGACCGAGGCTGTTGATCGGGCGCTGGTGTACGCCTATCGTGACCGCAAGGAACGCAAGGGTGATTTCCGCAAGCTGTGGATCGCGAGGATCAATGCCGCTGCCCGGATCAACGGACTTTCTTACAGCAGGCTCATGGGTGGTCTGAAGAAGGCCGAGATCAGTCTGGATCGCAAGGTTCTGTCCAATATGGCAATTCTTGATCCGGTCGCGTTCTCCCAGGTCGCCAAACTGGCTTCCTGATCCGCCGCTTTTCTGATCTGATTATCGCCTAGAATGGAGAACGAACTTCAGAAATTGAAGTCGGAGGCCCTCGACTGTCTTGCCGGATTGGCAGATGTTGCTGCGCTCGAAGAATTCAGGGTGAAATACCTCGGGCGCAAGGGGCTCTTTTCCGGCCTGATGAAAAAACTTGGCCAGGTTGATCCCGCTGAAAGACCGAGGGTCGGTAAACTGGCCAACGAGGTGAAGCAGGAAATTGAAGAAGCTTTTGCGGCCAGGCATGCAGAAGTGGAAGGAACCGGCTCCAGACCGAAGGGGCCTGCTCTAGATCTGAGTTTGCCTGGCAGAACAATCCCTCTTGGTCGTTTGCACCCTGTCACCCAGATCATGGAAGAGGTCTGCGGGATTTTTGAGGGACTTGGTTTCGCAGTTGCCGAAGGGCCCGATGTCGAGACGGATTTCTATAATTTTGAGGCCCTGAACATCCCCCCTCATCATCCTGCCCGGGACATGCACGACACTTTTTATGTCAGCGAGTCCCTGCTGCTCAGGACCCACACCTCTCCAATGCAGATCAGGACCATGGCCAGCAAGAATCCTCCCTTAAGGATGATTGCTCCCGGCAAGGTGTATCGCTGTGACTCCGATGTGACCCACACCCCGATGTTCCATCAGGTGGAGGGCTTTCTGGTTGATCGCAATGTATCCTTCGCCGATCTGAAAGGGGTGCTGTCGATCTTTATCACCAGAATGTTCGATGAGAACACCCCCATTCGTTTCCGTCCCAGTTTTTTCCCGTTTACCGAACCCAGCGCCGAAGTGGACATCTGCTGCGTGATCTGCAAAGGTGCCGGATGCCGGGTCTGCAAGCAGACCGGCTGGCTTGAGATTCTCGGCAGCGGGATGATCGACCCTGAAGTTTTCAAAAAGGTCGGCTATGACCCGGAGGAGTATACCGGTTTCGCCTTTGGTCTTGGTGTGGAACGAATCGCCATGCTCAAGTACGGCATTAATGATATTCGCCTTTATTATGAAAATGATCTGCGGTTTTTATCCCAGTTCTGATTTCTCGCGTGCCTACACGAAATGAAATTTACCGTTAACTGGCTGAAAAAATATATCGATTTTGATCTGTCCGGCAACGAACTGGCCGACCGTCTGACCATGGCCGGGCTGGAAGTTGACAGTATACAAAGTCTCTGTCAGAAGCTCGATGGCGTTGTCGTGGCCCGGGTGATCGACGTCTCTCCCCATCCCGATGCCGACAAGCTTGTGCTTTGCAATGTCGATACCGGCAAGGGGATCAGTCGCATTGTCTGCGGGGCGCCAAATGTAACCGCCGGGATGGTTACCGCTCTCGCCACCCCGGGAACCATCATGCCGGGAGGGTTCAAGATCAAGCCGGCCAAGATCAGGGGCGCGGCCTCCGAGGGGATGCTCTGTTCCGCCCGCGAACTTGGAATCGGTGAAGATAAATCGGGGATCATGAATCTTCCCGATGAGTTCGTGATCGGCAGCCCTCTGGTTGATGCCCTTGAACTTGAAGATACCGTTGTCGAAGTCGATCTGACTCCCAATCGTCCGGATTGTGCCAGTGTTATCGGTATCGGCAGGGAAGTCGGGAGTTTTACCGGCGGCCGGATCAGTCATCCCGTCGACTGGGAACTTCCCGAGCTTGATGGCAAGGGGGTTCCCTTCAAGGTTGAGATAAAAGATTCCAAAGGTTGTCCGCGTTATTCCGCCAGATTGGTCAGGGGAGTCAGGATTGCCCCCTCGCCCTGGTGGCTCCAGAAATATCTTCTGGCGGTAGGTTTGCGGCCGATTAGTAATGTTGTTGATATCACGAACTTTGTAATGCTGGAATATGGCCAGCCGCTCCATGCCTTTGACTTTTCATTACTGGCCGACAGCAGGATCGAGGTCCGTAAAGCGGTGCCCGGTGAGAAGACCACCACTCTCGATGGGGTCGAGCGGGCGCTTGATCCGGAAATGCTCCTGATCTGTGATGGCAAAGGACCGGTCGCAGTGGCCGGTGTGATGGGCGGCGGCAATTCAGAGGTGAGCAAAACCACCACCGATGTTCTGATCGAGAGCGCCTGCTTTGATCCGGTGAGCATCAGAAGGACCTCGCGTCAGCTGAATCTGGCAACCGACTCATCGTATCGTTTTGAAAGGGGAGTGGATCCCCAGGGAACGCTTAGAGCCCTTGAACGGGCGGTGCACCTTATTGTGGAGCTGGCAGGTGGTGAGGCCGTGCCCGGCGGAGTGGATGTGAAAGACGGGTTGCAGGAGCTTGTTCGGCTTACGCTCAGGGTTTCAAGATGTTCAAAGCTGTTGGGTCTCGACTTGACTGCTGAACGGATCGCCAAGCTGCTTGCTTCCATTGAAATCGAATCGGTCATCAGGGATGATGAGACGCTTGAGGTCACGATCCCCGGGTTCAGGGTGGACCTTGAGCGGGAAGTTGACCTGATAGAGGAAATTGCCAGGCTGATCGGATATAACGATCTGCCCACCTCACTGCCGAATGTTCCTTTAAGTTTCGCCGACAACGAACCGATCCGGGATCTGCGCAAACGGGTGGCTGCAGTCATGACTGCCCAGGGTTTCAACGAGGCGATCAATTACAGTTTCGTCAGCGAGAAGCATTTTGCCATGATGGGGCTTGCCCCTGATCATCTGGCACGAAAAACAATCCGGCTCATGAATCCCCTTGCCGAAGACCAGAGTGTCATGCGGACCATGATGCTCCCCGGAATCATCGAGAATGTCAGAAGGAATATCAATTACCAGAGTCCTGATATCAGGTTGTTTGAAATCGGCAAGGTGTTTATTCCAGCTGGAGATGGCCAGCCCGACGAGGATACTCGGCTGGTCGCGGTCATGAGCGGACGACGGCATCCGGAGGCGCCGGTTTTTCATTACGGACAGACCGGGGCCGATTTTTTTGATGTTAAAGCGTGTGTCGAAAATCTGCTTACGGAATTGCGGCTGTCCGGAGTCAAAATGGTGGCGGAAAAGAATCCTCCCGAGTATGTTGATGGGGCTTCATATCTGGCCATTGAGGCGGCCGGGAAAAACATCGGCGGCTGTGGCCGGATGTCAGCCTCATGCCTCAAAGCATTCGGGATCAAAGAGGCTGAGGTCTTCTTTGTTGACCTGAGTCTGAGCGGGGTTTCCGGTCTCACTCCTGACGCCAAATCGTTCAAGCCCCTTGACAGATTTCCATCTGTGCAATGGGATATCGCGATGCTGATTCCGGAAGACGCGCCCAGCGGCGAGATCATCCGGACCATTATGGGAAGTAACGAACCATTTGTTGTGAAGGCCGAGATATTTGATGTGTATCGAGGCGATACTATAGAAACCGGTTTCAAGAGTGTTGCTGTGGCCGTTACCTATCGTGATCCATCGGCCACCCTTGAAGATGA
The Pseudomonadota bacterium DNA segment above includes these coding regions:
- the thrS gene encoding threonine--tRNA ligase, which gives rise to MADFTVSLKDGDKKTTVAAGAPFSEALQELASGKLRKRVVAYRCGDQLYDLSAPVNSDLDVELITADSDEGVEIIRHSCAHLMAHAVIDLFGQDIKVAIGPSTDDGFYYDFDRDEPFVPEDLEKIEIRMQQLTGSAQPFIRRELSVDEAKKLFAGQGQKYKVEILDGIEDDTVSTYQVGDFLDLCRGPHVPHCGLLQAYKLTRLAGAYWRGDEKNRMLQRIYGAAFYNDKDLKQYLLQLEEAKKRDHRKLGRELELFTIQDQVGPGLILWQPKGALARKLIEDQWKEEHYRHDYELLYTPHIARRDMWNTSGHLDFYGENMYSSIDIDEVSYQLKPMNCPFHIAIYNTRKRSYREFPIRWCELGTVYRYEKTGALHGLMRVRGFTQDDAHIFCRPDQLEEEIFNILDLNLKILKMFGFDHYDIYLSTRPEKYVGSDENWAQATEALKLALEKKGLAYALDPGEGVFYGPKIDIKIKDVLGRSWQCSTIQVDFNLPERFAISYTGEDGQAHQPIMIHRALMGSLERFFGVLIEHYAGAFPVWLSPVQARIMNITDAQAEYSAAVYSELRKLGIRVEKDLRNEKLNYKIREAQLQKVPYMLVIGDKEVESSRITIRLRDGKNLPPMTVAEFAEMVRTQEAGEKRLSE
- the infC gene encoding translation initiation factor IF-3, translating into MSGTGGKSIKGRKKSAKSGKEARANINELITSKEVRVIGADGAQVGVISIEAALKLADEAGLDLVEVSPDAEPPVCRIMDYGKFRYEQSKKQQEAKKKQTVVEVKEIKLRPKTEKHDLDFKVRNIRKFLENKNKVKVTLRFRGREIVYANTIGMDVLKKVGESLEDVAEIIQPPTMEGRQMAMFLGPKKS
- the rpmI gene encoding 50S ribosomal protein L35, which translates into the protein MPKMKTNRGAAKRFKLTGSGKIARRKAFSSHILTKKSTKRKRGLRLGEIVDHANLKQMKRLLPYI
- the rplT gene encoding 50S ribosomal protein L20, whose translation is MPRVKRGFKARRRRNKVLKLASGYVGGRHRLYKTATEAVDRALVYAYRDRKERKGDFRKLWIARINAAARINGLSYSRLMGGLKKAEISLDRKVLSNMAILDPVAFSQVAKLAS
- the pheS gene encoding phenylalanine--tRNA ligase subunit alpha, coding for MENELQKLKSEALDCLAGLADVAALEEFRVKYLGRKGLFSGLMKKLGQVDPAERPRVGKLANEVKQEIEEAFAARHAEVEGTGSRPKGPALDLSLPGRTIPLGRLHPVTQIMEEVCGIFEGLGFAVAEGPDVETDFYNFEALNIPPHHPARDMHDTFYVSESLLLRTHTSPMQIRTMASKNPPLRMIAPGKVYRCDSDVTHTPMFHQVEGFLVDRNVSFADLKGVLSIFITRMFDENTPIRFRPSFFPFTEPSAEVDICCVICKGAGCRVCKQTGWLEILGSGMIDPEVFKKVGYDPEEYTGFAFGLGVERIAMLKYGINDIRLYYENDLRFLSQF
- the pheT gene encoding phenylalanine--tRNA ligase subunit beta; translation: MKFTVNWLKKYIDFDLSGNELADRLTMAGLEVDSIQSLCQKLDGVVVARVIDVSPHPDADKLVLCNVDTGKGISRIVCGAPNVTAGMVTALATPGTIMPGGFKIKPAKIRGAASEGMLCSARELGIGEDKSGIMNLPDEFVIGSPLVDALELEDTVVEVDLTPNRPDCASVIGIGREVGSFTGGRISHPVDWELPELDGKGVPFKVEIKDSKGCPRYSARLVRGVRIAPSPWWLQKYLLAVGLRPISNVVDITNFVMLEYGQPLHAFDFSLLADSRIEVRKAVPGEKTTTLDGVERALDPEMLLICDGKGPVAVAGVMGGGNSEVSKTTTDVLIESACFDPVSIRRTSRQLNLATDSSYRFERGVDPQGTLRALERAVHLIVELAGGEAVPGGVDVKDGLQELVRLTLRVSRCSKLLGLDLTAERIAKLLASIEIESVIRDDETLEVTIPGFRVDLEREVDLIEEIARLIGYNDLPTSLPNVPLSFADNEPIRDLRKRVAAVMTAQGFNEAINYSFVSEKHFAMMGLAPDHLARKTIRLMNPLAEDQSVMRTMMLPGIIENVRRNINYQSPDIRLFEIGKVFIPAGDGQPDEDTRLVAVMSGRRHPEAPVFHYGQTGADFFDVKACVENLLTELRLSGVKMVAEKNPPEYVDGASYLAIEAAGKNIGGCGRMSASCLKAFGIKEAEVFFVDLSLSGVSGLTPDAKSFKPLDRFPSVQWDIAMLIPEDAPSGEIIRTIMGSNEPFVVKAEIFDVYRGDTIETGFKSVAVAVTYRDPSATLEDEKVQKIHQKMIEIIGSRFGGKLREA